The Saccharopolyspora gloriosae genome window below encodes:
- a CDS encoding DUF3632 domain-containing protein: MDHDTASRHYRALIDDHLRAPAPESAASLFIEPFRTALVVEGAEDSAIEGMLWAAWGPVVQAARRSRAAQRDLLDLLDAIRRRAPLTRDDGDRCVIWGDQVVLTDLPCFGAQLRETWDLDETGSEQQVNLNAFAARLTAAGIDFSRYAIWTLREHLEDTTPAADLGAVLAWLGHCGPTLAQLSLRPDPPPDRGPARVGPLGRAAGVDAGGFSRTRWAFWRGRLTELARGDGAVAEQARTALRHMPPLETTT, from the coding sequence ATGGATCACGACACCGCCTCGCGCCACTACCGGGCGCTCATCGACGACCACCTGCGCGCGCCCGCGCCGGAGTCGGCCGCGTCGCTGTTCATCGAGCCCTTCCGTACGGCGCTGGTCGTCGAGGGCGCCGAGGACTCCGCGATCGAGGGAATGTTGTGGGCCGCGTGGGGGCCGGTGGTGCAGGCGGCCCGCCGCTCGCGGGCCGCGCAGCGCGATCTTCTCGACCTGCTCGACGCGATCCGGCGCCGCGCGCCCCTGACCCGCGACGACGGCGACCGGTGCGTCATCTGGGGTGACCAGGTGGTGTTGACCGACCTGCCGTGCTTCGGCGCGCAGCTGCGCGAAACCTGGGACCTCGACGAGACGGGCTCCGAGCAGCAGGTGAACCTCAACGCCTTCGCCGCGCGGCTGACCGCGGCCGGCATCGACTTCTCCCGCTACGCGATCTGGACGCTGCGCGAGCACCTCGAGGACACCACCCCCGCTGCGGATCTGGGCGCGGTGCTGGCGTGGCTCGGCCACTGCGGGCCGACGCTGGCCCAGTTGAGCCTGCGACCGGACCCGCCACCGGACCGGGGTCCGGCGCGGGTGGGGCCGCTGGGCAGGGCCGCGGGCGTCGACGCAGGAGGGTTCAGCCGGACGCGGTGGGCGTTCTGGCGCGGCAGGCTCACCGAACTGGCCCGCGGTGACGGCGCGGTCGCCGAGCAGGCGCGCACGGCCCTGCGCCACATGCCCCCGCTGGAGACCACCACCTGA
- a CDS encoding glycerol dehydrogenase, translating into MTETSTALRTMISPGRYVQGRGALDSLGSYVVKLGRRPLVLADDVVRGLTESAITRSFEDVGLPVVFERFNGMPTAAESRRVAGVLRERDCDVIVGVGGGAPIDTAKAAADDTGLPVASVPTVASTDAPCSALSVVYTEQGAFESYRFYSSNPQLVLVDTLLAASAPARFLVAGVGDALATWIEARAVEQSNAATMAGGAATRAGRALAKLSWDILWESAIPAVRAVEHGIVTPAVEAVVEANTLLSGLGFESGGLAAAHAVHDGLTAVDHTHGLAHGQKVNIGSITQLVLEGRPAREIHDFIEFTTRVGLPTTLTEAGLGGVQDSVLRTVAEAATAPAETIHNLPFPVTVDDVVDALKAVEVTGRAVRAEAGLPEPVAPAH; encoded by the coding sequence ATGACCGAGACATCCACAGCGCTGCGCACCATGATCTCGCCCGGCCGCTACGTGCAGGGCCGCGGCGCGCTCGACTCGCTGGGTTCCTACGTGGTGAAGCTGGGGCGGCGGCCGCTGGTGCTGGCCGATGACGTGGTGCGCGGGCTGACCGAATCCGCGATCACCCGCTCGTTCGAGGACGTGGGCCTGCCGGTGGTGTTCGAGCGGTTCAACGGGATGCCCACGGCCGCCGAGAGCCGCCGGGTCGCCGGGGTGCTGCGCGAACGGGACTGCGACGTCATCGTCGGCGTCGGTGGTGGCGCGCCCATCGACACCGCGAAAGCCGCCGCCGACGACACCGGGCTGCCCGTGGCCAGCGTGCCGACGGTGGCCTCCACCGACGCGCCGTGCTCGGCGCTGTCGGTGGTCTACACCGAGCAGGGCGCGTTCGAGTCGTACCGGTTCTACAGCAGCAACCCGCAACTGGTCCTGGTCGACACCTTGCTGGCCGCGAGTGCCCCGGCTCGTTTCCTCGTCGCCGGGGTCGGGGACGCGCTGGCCACCTGGATCGAGGCCCGCGCGGTGGAGCAGTCCAACGCCGCCACGATGGCCGGGGGCGCGGCGACCCGCGCGGGGCGGGCGTTGGCGAAGCTGTCCTGGGACATCCTGTGGGAATCGGCGATCCCCGCGGTGCGCGCGGTCGAGCACGGCATCGTGACCCCCGCGGTGGAGGCGGTCGTGGAGGCCAACACGCTGCTGTCGGGGCTGGGTTTCGAATCCGGTGGGCTCGCCGCCGCGCACGCCGTGCACGACGGGCTCACCGCCGTGGACCACACCCACGGCCTCGCCCACGGGCAGAAGGTCAACATCGGGTCGATCACCCAGCTGGTCCTGGAGGGCCGCCCGGCGCGCGAGATCCACGACTTCATCGAGTTCACGACCCGCGTGGGCCTGCCCACCACGTTGACCGAGGCCGGGTTGGGCGGTGTCCAGGACTCGGTGCTGCGCACCGTCGCCGAGGCCGCCACGGCCCCGGCCGAGACGATCCACAACCTGCCGTTCCCGGTGACCGTGGACGACGTCGTCGACGCCCTCAAGGCCGTGGAGGTCACCGGCCGCGCGGTGCGCGCCGAAGCGGGACTGCCCGAGCCGGTCGCGCCCGCGCACTGA
- a CDS encoding GntR family transcriptional regulator has translation MLGVEEQNQHGELEPVQRKSTAAIVADQLRSAIMYGSLPPGSQMGEAELASRLGVSRGPLREAMQRLVQEGLLHSEPHRGLFVTTLDADDVTDIYLARLAVERAACERIIRHHRVEAVAELTAAQARIVSAAGRGDAIELSDADQEFHETLVRVSGSPRLQRMAQTLLVEKRMCLTALQDKYTADPQTLVDEHSGLVDAIESGDEALLLARLEAHMNDALERLNAFTPLLSEADPVA, from the coding sequence GTGCTCGGAGTCGAAGAGCAGAACCAGCACGGCGAGTTAGAGCCGGTGCAGCGGAAATCGACCGCCGCGATCGTGGCCGACCAGCTGCGGTCGGCGATCATGTACGGGTCGCTGCCACCGGGCAGCCAGATGGGCGAGGCCGAACTGGCGTCGCGGCTCGGGGTGAGCCGCGGCCCGCTTCGGGAGGCGATGCAGCGGCTCGTGCAGGAAGGGCTGCTGCACAGCGAACCGCACCGCGGCCTGTTCGTGACGACGCTCGACGCCGACGACGTCACCGACATCTACCTGGCGCGCCTGGCGGTGGAACGCGCCGCGTGCGAACGCATCATCCGCCACCACCGGGTGGAGGCGGTCGCGGAGCTCACCGCCGCCCAGGCCCGCATCGTCTCGGCCGCGGGCCGCGGCGACGCGATCGAGCTCAGCGACGCCGACCAGGAGTTCCACGAAACCCTGGTGCGGGTCTCGGGCAGTCCGCGGCTGCAGCGGATGGCTCAGACGCTGCTGGTGGAGAAGCGGATGTGCCTGACCGCGCTGCAGGACAAGTACACCGCCGACCCGCAGACCCTCGTCGACGAGCACAGCGGCCTGGTCGATGCCATCGAGTCCGGTGACGAGGCGCTGCTGCTGGCCCGGCTGGAAGCGCACATGAACGACGCGCTGGAACGCCTCAACGCGTTCACGCCGCTGCTGTCGGAGGCCGACCCCGTCGCCTGA
- a CDS encoding maleate cis-trans isomerase family protein, whose protein sequence is MAGRGNESRRELPVSITAGILYPGYSAEDDYPALERLLGGGISLPLVHTLMREDAHRVDALLDVGSAEVLAEGARELLTRGVQAVIWACTSGSFVFGWEGARDQVEKLQAVTGLATSSTSFAFVHAAARLGLDRVAVAATYPADVADRFADFLAHGGIEVTRLSSRGIVTAAEVGTLTREQVLEFAAANDDPTAQALLMPDTALHTAAWLDELEQRLGKPVLTANQVSAWEVLRLAGDPGPHEGLGTLFRQAGPDRGELGGAAPR, encoded by the coding sequence ATGGCGGGTCGCGGGAACGAATCAAGGAGGGAGCTGCCGGTGTCGATCACCGCAGGGATTCTCTACCCCGGATACAGCGCCGAAGACGACTACCCGGCCCTGGAACGCCTGCTCGGCGGCGGGATCTCGTTGCCGCTGGTGCACACCTTGATGCGGGAGGACGCGCATCGAGTGGACGCGCTGCTCGACGTCGGTTCCGCCGAGGTCCTCGCCGAAGGGGCCCGTGAACTGCTGACCCGCGGGGTGCAGGCCGTGATCTGGGCGTGCACCAGCGGCAGCTTCGTCTTCGGCTGGGAAGGCGCCCGCGACCAGGTCGAGAAGTTGCAGGCCGTCACCGGTCTGGCCACGTCGAGCACGTCGTTCGCGTTCGTGCACGCCGCGGCGCGCCTCGGGTTGGACCGGGTGGCGGTGGCGGCGACCTATCCGGCCGACGTGGCCGACCGGTTCGCCGATTTCCTGGCACACGGCGGGATCGAGGTGACCAGGTTGTCCAGCCGCGGCATCGTCACCGCCGCGGAGGTCGGCACGTTGACCCGCGAGCAGGTGCTGGAGTTCGCAGCGGCCAACGACGATCCGACCGCGCAGGCACTGCTGATGCCCGACACCGCGCTGCACACCGCGGCGTGGCTCGACGAGCTGGAGCAGCGCCTGGGCAAACCGGTGCTGACCGCCAACCAGGTCAGCGCGTGGGAAGTGCTTCGGCTGGCCGGTGACCCGGGACCCCACGAGGGCCTGGGCACGTTGTTCCGGCAGGCCGGCCCGGACAGGGGTGAGCTCGGGGGAGCCGCTCCGCGCTGA
- a CDS encoding maleate cis-trans isomerase family protein, producing MAPEDFLGAVSGPAPQRGVGVVAPFDLAMDRELWRWAPENVTLYVTRTAFVPVPMTVEMASLISDEAAVHSATRDLLSPEPEVVAYACASGSFVDGAAGERNLTTVMREAGAPAAVTTSGALVEALGVLGVRRVAIATPYVENVTERLVGFLGEHDVEVVTSVGLGLLGRIWKVDYRQVVDIVRSADRPDAEAMFISCTNLPTYDIIGPLEQELGKPVLTANQVTMWAALRTMGLPAVAPQQRLVGAFDVPAA from the coding sequence ATGGCGCCGGAGGACTTCCTGGGGGCGGTGTCGGGTCCCGCCCCGCAGCGCGGCGTGGGCGTGGTCGCGCCGTTCGACCTGGCGATGGACCGCGAGTTGTGGCGCTGGGCGCCGGAGAACGTGACGTTGTACGTGACGCGCACGGCGTTCGTTCCGGTGCCGATGACGGTGGAGATGGCGTCGTTGATCTCGGACGAGGCCGCGGTGCACAGCGCCACCCGCGACCTGCTGTCACCGGAGCCGGAGGTGGTGGCCTACGCGTGCGCGTCGGGCAGTTTCGTCGACGGCGCGGCCGGGGAGCGCAACCTGACCACGGTGATGCGGGAGGCCGGTGCTCCGGCGGCGGTGACGACCTCGGGGGCGCTGGTGGAGGCGCTGGGGGTGCTCGGGGTGCGGCGGGTGGCGATCGCGACGCCGTACGTGGAGAACGTGACCGAGCGGCTGGTGGGTTTCCTCGGTGAGCACGACGTCGAGGTGGTCACCAGCGTGGGCCTGGGCCTGCTCGGGCGCATCTGGAAGGTCGATTATCGCCAGGTCGTGGACATCGTGCGTTCGGCGGACCGCCCGGATGCGGAGGCGATGTTCATCAGCTGCACGAACCTGCCGACCTACGACATCATCGGCCCGTTGGAGCAGGAACTGGGCAAACCGGTGTTGACGGCGAACCAGGTCACGATGTGGGCGGCGCTGCGCACGATGGGGTTACCGGCGGTGGCCCCGCAGCAGCGCCTGGTGGGGGCGTTCGACGTTCCGGCCGCCTGA
- a CDS encoding DUF3830 family protein, with product MPRYLSITLEKRGVSCVAELLDKDAPRTCEAVWQSSPQAGPVHHAKYARNEIYTMVPRFAEREPGQENPTVTPIPGDLVYFSFDSGMLDREFKEEKDIEALPGVIDLAIFYGRNNLLLNGDVGWVPGNVYGSIVDNLGAFAEACNDVWRSGSVGERLRYERHSG from the coding sequence ATGCCCAGGTACCTGTCGATCACGCTGGAGAAGCGTGGAGTGTCCTGCGTGGCGGAGTTGCTGGACAAGGACGCCCCCCGCACCTGCGAGGCCGTGTGGCAGTCGTCGCCGCAGGCCGGGCCGGTGCATCACGCGAAGTACGCGCGCAACGAGATCTACACCATGGTCCCCCGCTTCGCCGAGCGGGAACCGGGCCAGGAGAACCCGACGGTGACGCCGATCCCCGGTGACCTCGTGTACTTCTCCTTCGACAGCGGGATGCTCGACCGCGAGTTCAAGGAGGAGAAGGACATCGAGGCCCTGCCGGGCGTGATCGACCTGGCGATCTTCTACGGGCGCAACAACCTGCTGCTCAACGGCGACGTGGGCTGGGTGCCGGGCAACGTCTACGGGTCGATCGTGGACAACCTCGGCGCGTTCGCGGAGGCCTGCAACGACGTGTGGCGTTCCGGCAGCGTCGGTGAGCGGTTGCGCTACGAACGCCACTCCGGTTGA
- a CDS encoding D-2-hydroxyacid dehydrogenase — translation MTDNTPTVVVLHGGEPPPAMDRIAGVAELRATTEDGLADALPGADVLFVWDFRSDAVAEAWHHAQDLRWVHAASAGVDRLLFPALLDSDVALTNSRGVFDGPMAEYVLATVLAFAKDLHTSVRLQDQRQWRHRETERIAGKRALVVGTGPIGRAIAGQLTAAGLHVEGAGRVARDHDPDFGTVHASDDLHGVLGDHDYVVLAAPLTDQTHGLIDAEALTALKPTARLINVGRGELVVQPDLVEALEAGRLAGAALDVFDTEPLPETSPLWEMPNVLISAHMSGDTIGWTTELVELFLDNLRGYAQGGALRNVVDKQRGYVSGTERKR, via the coding sequence ATGACCGACAACACCCCCACCGTCGTCGTCCTCCACGGGGGCGAACCGCCCCCCGCCATGGACCGCATCGCAGGCGTCGCCGAACTCCGCGCCACCACCGAAGACGGACTCGCCGACGCACTGCCCGGCGCCGACGTGCTGTTCGTGTGGGACTTCCGCTCCGACGCCGTCGCCGAAGCCTGGCACCACGCCCAGGACCTGCGCTGGGTCCACGCCGCCAGCGCCGGAGTCGACCGGCTGCTGTTTCCCGCCCTGCTCGACTCCGACGTCGCCCTCACCAACTCCCGCGGCGTGTTCGACGGGCCCATGGCCGAATACGTCCTGGCCACCGTGCTCGCCTTCGCCAAAGACCTCCACACCAGCGTCCGCCTGCAAGACCAGCGGCAATGGCGCCACCGCGAAACCGAACGCATCGCGGGCAAACGCGCCCTCGTCGTCGGCACCGGCCCCATCGGACGCGCCATCGCAGGCCAGCTCACCGCCGCCGGACTCCACGTCGAAGGCGCCGGACGCGTCGCCCGCGACCACGACCCCGACTTCGGCACCGTGCACGCCTCCGACGACCTCCACGGCGTCCTCGGCGACCACGACTACGTCGTGCTCGCCGCACCCCTGACCGACCAGACCCACGGGCTCATCGACGCCGAGGCCCTCACCGCGCTCAAACCCACCGCACGCCTGATCAACGTCGGCCGCGGCGAACTCGTCGTCCAACCCGACCTCGTCGAAGCACTCGAAGCAGGCCGCCTCGCCGGCGCCGCCCTCGACGTGTTCGACACCGAACCCCTCCCCGAAACCTCCCCCCTGTGGGAGATGCCGAACGTCCTGATCTCCGCGCACATGTCCGGCGACACCATCGGCTGGACCACCGAACTCGTCGAACTGTTCCTGGACAACCTGCGCGGCTACGCCCAAGGCGGCGCACTGCGCAACGTGGTGGACAAACAACGCGGCTACGTCAGCGGAACGGAGCGCAAGCGATGA
- a CDS encoding amidase, giving the protein MTSTPHADTPPAAPAETTAADLTATEMLHGFAHGELSPVEATEATLRRIDQADGAVNAYCLVDADRALDQARASEARWARGEPDGRLDGVPTSIKDIFLTRDWPTLRGSRTVDPAQPWTADAPAVARLREHNAVFVGKTTTPELAWKGVTDNTLTGITRNPWNPERTPGGSSGGAGAAVALGMAPLAIGTDGGGSVRIPAAFCGIYTIKPTYGRVPHFPASPFGTMAHAGPMTTTVTETALMLDVLSGPDSRDWSALEPPAHSFLDGLDDGVQGLRIALSPDLGFATVDPEVADAVARAAQVFTELGATVEHADPGFSDPVADFHVLWFSGAAKSVAHLTDAQLALLDPGLREIVDEGLTYSAQDYLEATNTRMALGQRMGAFHDTYDLLLTPTVGIAPFEAGAEAPAAAASPRWTGWTPFTYPFNMTQQPAASVPCGFTSDGLPIGLQIVGPRHSDARVLRASRAYEQAHPWSRPRR; this is encoded by the coding sequence ATGACCTCGACCCCCCATGCCGACACCCCACCGGCCGCGCCCGCCGAAACCACGGCGGCCGACCTCACCGCCACCGAGATGCTCCACGGCTTCGCCCACGGCGAACTCTCCCCCGTCGAAGCCACCGAAGCCACCCTGCGCCGCATCGACCAGGCCGACGGCGCCGTCAACGCCTACTGCCTCGTCGACGCCGACCGCGCACTCGACCAGGCCCGCGCCTCCGAAGCCCGCTGGGCCCGCGGCGAACCCGACGGCCGCCTCGACGGCGTCCCCACCTCCATCAAGGACATCTTCCTCACCCGCGACTGGCCCACCCTGCGCGGCTCCCGCACCGTCGACCCCGCGCAACCCTGGACCGCCGACGCCCCCGCCGTGGCACGGCTGCGCGAGCACAACGCCGTGTTCGTCGGCAAGACCACCACCCCCGAACTCGCCTGGAAAGGCGTCACCGACAACACCCTCACCGGCATCACCCGCAACCCCTGGAACCCCGAGCGCACCCCCGGCGGCTCCAGCGGCGGCGCCGGTGCCGCCGTCGCCCTCGGCATGGCACCCCTGGCCATCGGCACCGACGGCGGCGGATCCGTGCGCATCCCCGCGGCCTTCTGCGGCATCTACACCATCAAACCCACCTACGGCCGCGTCCCGCACTTCCCCGCCAGCCCCTTCGGCACCATGGCCCACGCCGGGCCGATGACCACCACCGTCACCGAGACCGCGCTCATGCTCGACGTGCTCAGCGGCCCCGACAGCCGCGACTGGTCCGCGCTCGAACCACCCGCGCACTCCTTCCTCGACGGACTCGACGACGGCGTGCAAGGCCTGCGCATCGCCCTGAGCCCCGACCTCGGCTTCGCCACCGTCGACCCCGAAGTCGCCGACGCCGTCGCCCGAGCCGCCCAGGTGTTCACCGAACTCGGCGCCACCGTCGAACACGCCGACCCCGGATTCAGCGACCCCGTCGCCGACTTCCACGTCCTGTGGTTCTCCGGCGCCGCCAAATCCGTCGCCCACCTCACCGACGCACAACTCGCACTGCTCGACCCCGGCCTGCGCGAGATCGTCGACGAAGGCCTCACCTACTCCGCCCAGGACTACCTCGAGGCCACCAACACCCGCATGGCCCTGGGCCAGCGCATGGGCGCCTTCCACGACACCTACGACCTGCTGCTGACCCCCACCGTCGGCATCGCCCCGTTCGAAGCCGGCGCCGAAGCACCCGCCGCAGCCGCCTCCCCCCGCTGGACCGGCTGGACCCCGTTCACCTACCCGTTCAACATGACCCAGCAGCCCGCCGCGAGCGTGCCCTGCGGATTCACCAGCGATGGACTGCCCATCGGGCTGCAGATCGTCGGACCCCGCCACAGCGACGCGCGCGTGCTGCGCGCCTCCCGCGCCTACGAACAAGCCCACCCCTGGAGCCGCCCCCGGCGGTGA
- a CDS encoding YeiH family protein, which translates to MRMSMSAGPGVVRAVPGRLPGIVVTVGAVVVASAVASLVPGVGLVTAAVALGVVVGNVPGCPGAAAPGLAWVSRVVLRAGVVLLGLQLAVGQVLELGAATVGVVVAAVVVTFAGTVLLGRALGVSRGLSLLVATGFSICGASAIAAVEGVVDREDEEVATGVALVTVFGSLSMVLLPLLGGMWGVGPELLGRVAGGSVHEVAQVVAAASPAGAAAVSVAVVVKLGRVVLLAPLVAGIGLLRRRRGGGGEGRRVPLLPLFVVGFLAAMAVRSTGLVPGSVLEVAREATTVLLAAALFALGTSVRVRGLVRTGPRALLLGVGSTVLITSVTVAGMLTVA; encoded by the coding sequence ATGCGGATGTCGATGAGCGCCGGGCCGGGTGTCGTGCGGGCCGTGCCGGGGCGGTTGCCCGGGATCGTGGTGACGGTCGGTGCGGTGGTCGTGGCGTCGGCGGTGGCATCGCTGGTGCCGGGTGTGGGGCTGGTGACGGCGGCGGTGGCGCTGGGTGTGGTGGTCGGCAACGTGCCGGGGTGTCCGGGTGCGGCGGCGCCGGGGTTGGCGTGGGTGTCGAGGGTGGTGTTGCGGGCGGGTGTGGTGCTGCTGGGGTTGCAGCTGGCGGTGGGGCAGGTGCTGGAGTTGGGGGCGGCGACGGTGGGCGTGGTGGTGGCCGCGGTGGTGGTGACGTTCGCGGGCACGGTGCTGCTGGGGCGTGCGCTGGGCGTGTCGCGGGGGTTGTCGCTGCTGGTGGCGACGGGGTTTTCGATCTGCGGGGCGTCGGCGATCGCGGCGGTGGAGGGCGTGGTGGACCGCGAGGACGAGGAGGTGGCCACGGGGGTGGCGTTGGTGACGGTGTTCGGGTCGTTGTCGATGGTGCTGCTGCCGCTGCTGGGCGGGATGTGGGGTGTGGGGCCGGAGCTGCTGGGCCGGGTCGCCGGGGGCAGCGTGCACGAGGTGGCGCAGGTGGTGGCGGCGGCGTCCCCGGCGGGTGCGGCGGCGGTGTCGGTGGCGGTGGTGGTCAAGCTCGGCCGGGTGGTGCTGCTGGCGCCGCTGGTCGCGGGCATCGGTCTGCTCCGCCGTCGCCGCGGTGGTGGTGGTGAGGGTCGGCGGGTGCCGTTGTTGCCGTTGTTCGTGGTGGGGTTCTTGGCGGCGATGGCGGTGCGCAGCACCGGGCTGGTGCCGGGTTCGGTGCTGGAGGTGGCCCGGGAGGCCACGACGGTGCTGCTGGCGGCCGCGTTGTTCGCGCTGGGCACCTCGGTGCGGGTGCGCGGCTTGGTGCGAACGGGCCCGAGGGCGTTGTTGCTCGGCGTCGGGTCGACGGTGCTGATCACGTCGGTGACCGTCGCGGGCATGCTGACCGTGGCTTGA